The following is a genomic window from Fusobacterium sp. SYSU M8D902.
ATCAACTTTTTCTCCAGTTATATTAACTATTTCATGTCCAAATCTACAAACAACCTCTCCAAGAAGTTCGTTGTTTTCTCCAATTTTTGTATCGGCTTGGGCTATGAATAATCCCTCTTCCTCATCTGCTGCTAAGTACTCTATTCTATCAAAGTCAGCTTTTCCATCTACAACTTTTATATATGGAGTTTCAATAAATCCATATTTGTTGATCTTAGCATATATAGCTAGTGATCCAATAAGACCGATGTTTGGTCCCTCTGGAGTCTCTATAGGACAGATTCTTCCATAGTGAGAGTCATGTACGTCTCTAACCTCGAATCCTGCTCTTTCTCTTGATAATCCTCCAGGTCCTAATGCTGAAATTCTTCTCTTATGAGTTAACTCTGATAATGGGTTTGATTGGTCCATGAACTGTGATAACTGTCCAGATCCAAAGAAATCTAATATCAATGCATTTAGAGGTCTAGTATTTAATAGAGATTGTGGTGTTAATGTTTCAGAGTCTTGAATAGTCATCTTCTCTCTTACCATTTTTCCCATTTTAGAAAGTCCTGCTTTAATTTGCATTAATAGTAACTCTCCAACTCCTCTAACCCTTCTATTTGATAGGTTATCTATATCATCAGTATGTCCATTTCCATTATTTAAGTTAATTACATACTTCATAGTAGCGATTATATCTTCTTTTGTTAAAAGTATCTCATCATCAGCTACATTTAACTTAAGTCTCTTGTTCATTTTGTATCTTCCAACTGGCTCAAGATCATATCTTTGAGGGTTGAAGAACATTTGTCTGATAAGTGATTTAGCAGAATCTATAGTTACTAAATCCCCTGGTCTTAATTTTTTAAATACCTCTGTAACAGCTTCTTCTTTTGTTAAAGTTGTATCATTTAATACTGTATTAGCTAAAAGTTTGTCTTCAGGTTTAACTTCCCAATAACTTACTTTTTCTACTTTCGCATCAATTAATGTCTCAATTAATGCTTCATCAATAACTGCATCTACTTCTGCTATTATCTCTCCAGTCTCTTCATCATAGATATCCTCTTTGATAAAGCTACCTTCAAATTTAGTTCTAAGAACACTTATTAGCTCTTCTCTATTTTTATATTTTTGGAATATAGGAGTTAATTCTAATTCCTTTGTCTCTAAAAAGTAATCTTTTATCTCTGTATTATTCTCAAAAAAATCAATAGCCTTTAAGAATACAGTTGCTAATACTTTTTTCTTTCTGTCAATCTTTACACTAAGGAAATCATTTTTATCAGTTTCAAATTCAAGCCAAGTCCCTTTATAAGGAATAATTTTTCCTGAGAAAAGGTCTTTACCAGTTTGAATGTTGATCTCTTTATTAAATGACACTCCTGGTGATCTATGTAACTGTGATACAACAACTCTTTCCGCACCATTTATTACGAAAGTTCCTCTTTCTGTCATAAGTGGTATCTCTCCAAAATATACTAATGATTCTTGTATCTCATTTCCACTCTTTTTATTTATAAGTCTTAGTCTTACCTTTAGGGAAGCAGAGTAAGTCTTACCTCTTTTTTTACACTCAAGTTCATCATTTAATGGTGGCTCAGCTTCATGTAGCTCATATGCTACATATTCTAACTTGATATCTCCATTAGAAGATTCAACAGGGAAAATTTCTCTAAAAGCTGATTCTAACCCCTTGTCTTTTCTATTATTTGGAGCTTCTTTAGCTTGTAGAAAATCTTCATAGGAATCCAATTGGAACTCAAGAAAATGAGGCATAATTCCTCTCTCTTTTATCCTTCCAAAATTCAATCTTTCAACGAGTTTCCCCATTAATTCACACCCCTTATCAATCTTAAAATTTAATACCTAATCACTTGAAAATAACAGGCTCATCTATTTCCAAATGATTAATTATCACTTTCCAAAAATAAAAATTATTATACTTCTAATAATTAGTAAAAAGGCACTCTGTTTAAGAGTGCCTATTTTTTTTAACTAAGTTAAGATTTATTGCTTAGTCAACAGTTTAAAAGTTAATTACTTAACTTCTACAGTTGCTCCAGCAGCTGTTAACTTCTCTTTTATAGCTTCAGCTTCTTCTTTAGCAACTCCCTCTTTTAATTTTCCACCGTTGTCTACTAATTCTTTAGCTTCTTTTAATCCTAATCCAGTAATTGCTCTTACTTCTTTGATTACAGCTATTTTATTAGCTCCTGCGTTTGCTAATATTACGTCAAACTCAGTTTTCTCTTCAGCTGCTGCTGCTCCCTCTCCTGCTACTGCTACTGCTACTGGAGCTGCTGCAGTTACACCGAAGTGCTCTTCTAAAGCAGTTACTAATTCTTTTAATTCTAAAACTGTCATAGCTTCTAAATCAGCTATAAATTGCTCTTTATTGAATGCCATTTAAATTTTCCTCCCTTAATTTTCGAAATTA
Proteins encoded in this region:
- the rpoB gene encoding DNA-directed RNA polymerase subunit beta; translated protein: MGKLVERLNFGRIKERGIMPHFLEFQLDSYEDFLQAKEAPNNRKDKGLESAFREIFPVESSNGDIKLEYVAYELHEAEPPLNDELECKKRGKTYSASLKVRLRLINKKSGNEIQESLVYFGEIPLMTERGTFVINGAERVVVSQLHRSPGVSFNKEINIQTGKDLFSGKIIPYKGTWLEFETDKNDFLSVKIDRKKKVLATVFLKAIDFFENNTEIKDYFLETKELELTPIFQKYKNREELISVLRTKFEGSFIKEDIYDEETGEIIAEVDAVIDEALIETLIDAKVEKVSYWEVKPEDKLLANTVLNDTTLTKEEAVTEVFKKLRPGDLVTIDSAKSLIRQMFFNPQRYDLEPVGRYKMNKRLKLNVADDEILLTKEDIIATMKYVINLNNGNGHTDDIDNLSNRRVRGVGELLLMQIKAGLSKMGKMVREKMTIQDSETLTPQSLLNTRPLNALILDFFGSGQLSQFMDQSNPLSELTHKRRISALGPGGLSRERAGFEVRDVHDSHYGRICPIETPEGPNIGLIGSLAIYAKINKYGFIETPYIKVVDGKADFDRIEYLAADEEEGLFIAQADTKIGENNELLGEVVCRFGHEIVNITGEKVDYLDISPKQVVSVSAGLIPFLEHDDANRALMGSNMQRQAVPLLRTEAPYIGTGLERKVAVDSGALVVSKVDGKVVYVDASKVIVEDENGKEHKYRMLNYERSNASMCLHQTPLVSVGDEVKVGSILADGPATKGGDLALGRNILMAFMPWEGYNYEDAILISDRLRKDDVFTSIHIEEYEIEARNTKLGDEEITREIPNISEDALRKLDANGIITVGSEVGPGDILVGKTAPKGETEPPAEEKLLRAIFGEKARDVRDTSLRMPHGSKGTVVEILELSRENGDELKAGVNKAIKILVAEKRKITVGDKMSGRHGNKGVVSRVLPAEDMPFLADGTHLDVVLNPLGVPSRMNIGQVLEVHLGMAMGNYNGGTHIATPVFDGASEEQVKDYLEKLGFPRSGKVDLYDGRTGDKFDNPVTVGRMYMLKLHHLVEDKMHARAIGPYSLVTQQPLGGKAQFGGQRLGEMEVWALEAYGASNILQEMLTVKSDDVTGRTKTYEAIIKGEEMPEADLPESFKVLLKEFQALALDVELFDTENNIINVDEELNKEEVLTEYSPLDDFKD
- the rplL gene encoding 50S ribosomal protein L7/L12; this encodes MAFNKEQFIADLEAMTVLELKELVTALEEHFGVTAAAPVAVAVAGEGAAAAEEKTEFDVILANAGANKIAVIKEVRAITGLGLKEAKELVDNGGKLKEGVAKEEAEAIKEKLTAAGATVEVK